A single genomic interval of Lucilia cuprina isolate Lc7/37 chromosome 2, ASM2204524v1, whole genome shotgun sequence harbors:
- the LOC111686855 gene encoding probable serine/threonine-protein kinase DDB_G0277071 — protein sequence MGHRFSKTAANNIAAKTTTTTTISTEKAFTTTTTNIIPIPNGNQQQQQQFVGPTINLQIQGSPTTTTCSGSNDNNLITTTAGILQQQQQQQQQQTNSISNSLTSVNNLSCGRQIIIKIQLAKMENGNETSLSPQQQQQLQQDSSTTTNNTTTSLESLTADCNLNSRELATTVTAAGTQFLNLTLNGSSHPTTSLSSTTTTSSSSSSSASLFRTAGSSLNRNNNYLNKNSGMTSSGAMSRHERPERFNSLQFNDEIVEQNIGEIVEYCEVLEDHHQLQQPAGSLHMQAINEEPDNNEANVCCRRKSKSLAASGSSMSSSSNNTGAKTKSRCRKCSCRDAFRRFLDPSLSRSSNKASKQQQQQQQQQQQQQLKEQKRNKSQDRHSINNPLVINNTNKVTLQQQRNSMHSTTTTTIMNTNTPTTRPPTSTTTSTAAAAIVVPPAVSNQVALWGPATTTNGSDVIIPLTTPAPSQFVVLQCAIVNPSNAALPPLPNIHNPNTSNSCLNSNSLLAITQDLTPSSSSLSNSTSISNDLMVKVPANPTRPAAAVSGSTGPIVHSQVDFVHYLVPDLERITNSSFYWGKMDRYEAERLLEGKPEGTFLLRDSAQEEFLFSVTFRKYGRSLHARIEQSDHRFSFDCHDPCVFTAPTVTGLLEHYKDPACVMFFEPMLTIPLHRKNCFSLQKLCRATIVSNTTYDGINELELPARLKSYLKEYHYKQKLRVKSNEPTYTIHCK from the exons ATGGGTCACCGTTTTAGTAAAACtgctgcaaataatattgctgctaaaacaacgacaacaactactatttctacagaaaaagcatttaccacaacaacaacaaatataatacCTATACCTAACGgtaatcaacagcaacaacaacaatttgtagGACCCactataaatttacaaatacaaGGAAGTCCTACCACCACTACCTGTAGTGGAAGTAACGATAATAAtcttataacaacaacagctgGCATTttacagcaacagcaacaacaacagcaacagcaaactAATAGTATTAGCAATAGTTTAACATCAGTTAATAATTTATCGTGTGGACGTCAGATAATCATTAAAATTCAATTGGCTAAAATGGAAAACGGAAATGAAACATCATTatcaccacaacaacaacaacaactgcaacaggACTCTAGCACTACTACGAATAATACTACTACTTCCTTGGAAAGTTTAACAGCTGATTGTAATCTCAATTCCCGAGAATTAGCAACAACAGTAACAGCAGCGGGTacacaatttttaaatcttACTTTAAATGGTAGTAGCCATCCTACTACTTCATTgtcttcaacaacaacaacatcatcatcatcatcatcttctgcTTCATTATTTAGAACTGCTGGCAGTTCTTtgaatagaaataataattatttaaataaaaatagtggCATGACAAGTTCAGGTGCCATGTCAAGACATGAACGTCCGGAACGTTTTaattctttacaatttaatgATGAAATTGTCGAACAAAATATTGGTGAAATTGTTGAGTATTGTGAAGTTTTGGAAGATCATCATCAGCTGCAACAACCTGCTGGTAGTTTGCATATGCAAGCAATTAATGAAG AACCAGATAATAACGAGGCAAATGTTTGCTGTCGCCGTAAATCAAAGTCTTTAGCAGCAAGTGGAAGTTCAATGTCTTCTAGCAGTAATAATACGGGTGCGAAAACGAAAAGTCGTTGTCGTAAGTGTAGTTGTCGCGATGCATTCAGACGCTTTTTAGATCCCTCACTATCAAGATCATCAAATAAGGCCagcaaacaacagcagcaacaacaacaacagcagcagcagcaacagcttAAAGAACAAAAACGTAACAAATCACAAGATAGACATTCCATTAATAATCCACTggttataaataatacaaataaagtcACATTACAACAGCAACGTAATTCCATGCATTCCACCACCACAACCACCATCATGAACACAAATACACCAACAACAAGACCCCCAACAagtacaacaacatcaacagcagcTGCTGCTATAGTTGTACCCCCTGCAGTAAGCAATCAAGTAGCATTATGGGGCCCGGCCACTACTACAAATGGCAGTGATGTTATTATACCCCTAACAACACCAGCACCATCACAATTTGTTGTGCTACAATGTGCTATAGTAAATCCCTCGAATGCAGCTCTACCACCCCTACCTAATATCCATAACCCCAACACCTCCAATTCTTGCTTAAACAGCAATAGTTTATTAGCAATAACGCAAGATCTAACACCCTCTTCTTCCTCCTTGTCCAACTCCACCTCCATCTCCAATGATTTAATGGTTAAAGTTCCTGCTAATCCCACAAGACCGGCGGCAGCTGTTAGCGGTTCCACAGGACCCATTGTACATTCACAAGTAGATTTTGTTCACTATCTAGTGCCCGATTTGGAACGTATTACCAATTCCAGTTTTTATTGGGGTAAAATGGATAGATATGAAGCTGAACGTTTGTTGGAGGGTAAACCAGAGGGTACTTTTCTGCTGCGCGATTCAGCCCAAGAAGAATTTCTATTCTCAGTAACATTTCGTAAATATGGACGCTCTTTGCATGCTCGCATTGAACAAAGTGATCATCGTTTTAG CTTTGACTGTCATGATCCTTGTGTTTTTACCGCTCCCACTGTTACCGGACTGCTGGAACATTATAAAGATCCCGCCTGTGTTATGTTCTTTGAGCCTATGCTTACCATACCATTACATCGTAAGAATTGCTTTTCCCTGCAGAAACTATGTCGTGCCACAATTGTCTCGAATACCACTTACGATGGTATCAATGAATTAGAATTACCGGCACGTCTCAAATCCTATCTAAAGGAATATCATTATAAGCAAAAACTGCGCGTTAAATCCAATGAACCCACCTACACTATACACTGTAAATAG
- the LOC111686853 gene encoding regulation of nuclear pre-mRNA domain-containing protein 2, translating into MASVKATEEFDVDLFETRLESLKDTQEGIQQMSTWCLAQRGHHKKIVSSWLNVFKRVRVEHRLVLFYLANDVIQYSKRKRYEFVESWATALQKATTMVRDEKVKNKILRIFSIWEQREIYNEEFLTDLCGLLNIAPPKKSHTPTVDSDDFQNANLITSIRECVELGEATDKSFKKLPKTPNCDIESIKQQLKDKTNSDDVEKEIERYVTYIGAFTKNLQAEIKCRKTVVNNVDTAIKFYANQRGEVKVVVSAYKNFGSRIKLVKKKLDEIAPTLPSPIPSPDINAPSPEPDTDLQLPDEQTPLTMNFLKNSFNGYSSYMDGNLPFDINDFKRDENAKSSSQPIEVIGSRSDDESYNPSADYYKPESISAYPGTNSMSIPGLAPMPVPSVPTGGYTSLARSSHQYGDILPPPPNPPMFGGPTNSLTNNLHHNINSGYSAHNPRTYNTDNSYNPNVYNRRPVSAAPVQPLMPPPPMPPTVGSIDSTESSDFNSTWDMNMSWTNALDSSSVSNSSYSHTPIDTPHSPPHFDSDAHNSDSTTLEYSDHDGTLSSAQDVDHRQLILPAFGIGTKLGLSKEKTRQLDIDHRNLISLTGSPGASDNDKKAWYQETNELSGDVDYRTFGQNIKTIETTATIPFLNDNSSVSSNDTTGNITSSLTSPQKNNSPSKESHKDDSYLENTDGGMAGYDPTDMVVDMDMSDDDLDDIFRGLLIYFYYFSFVRYNLTADIYL; encoded by the exons ATGGCTTCTGTTAAAGCAACAGAAGAGTTTGATGTTGATTTGTTTGAAACTCGACTGGAATCTCTTAAAGATACCCAAGAAGGTATACAGCAAATGTCGACATGGTGTTTGGCACAACGTGGTCATCATAAGAAAATTGTATCTTCTTGGTTGAACGTTTTCAAACGGG tacGCGTTGAACATCGTCTGgtgttattttatttagcaAACGATGTCATACAATATAGTAAAAGAAAACGTTATGAATTTGTTGAAAGTTGGGCAACAGCATTACAAAAAGCCACAACAATGGTCCG AgatgaaaaagtcaaaaataaaattctacgcATCTTTAGCATTTGGGAACAACGtgaaatctacaatgaagaatTTCTAACAGACTTATGTGGTCTATTGAATATAGCACCACCGAAAAAATCCCACACACCCACGGTAGATTCTGATGATTTTCAAAATGCCAATCTAATAACAAGCATACGAGAGTGTGTTGAATTAGGAGAGGCCAcagataaaagttttaaaaaattgccaaaaacaCCAAATTGTGATATAGAAAGTATTAAGCAACaattaaaagataaaacaaaTTCAGATGATGTTGAAAAGGAAATCGAACGTTATGTTACATATATTGGAGCTTTTACAAAGAATCTACAGGCGGAAATAAAATGTCGTAAGACGGTGGTGAATAATGTCGATACGGCGATAAAATTCTATGCCAATCAAAGGGGAGAAGTTAAAGTTGTAGTTAGT gCTTACAAGAATTTTGGCAGCCGCATAAAGTTGGTTAAAAAGAAATTAGATGAAATTGCTCCAACTTTACCTAGTCCTATACCTTCACCGGATATAAATGCACCATCACCCGAACCCGATACCGATTTACAATTACCAGATGAACAAACGCCTCTAACAATG aattttttgaaaaacagtttCAATGGCTACTCCAGTTACATGGACGGTAATTTACCTTTTGATATCAATGATTTTAAACGTGATGAAAATGCTAAATCCTCAA GTCAACCTATAGAAGTAATTGGTTCTAGATCAGATGATGAAAGCTATAATCCTAGTGCTGACTATTATAAACCTGAATCAATAAGTGCCTATCCGGGCACTAATAGCATGTCTATACCGGGTTTGGCACCTATGCCGGTACCCTCAGTGCCAACGGGAGGTTATACCTCGCTGGCAAGATCATCTCATCAATATGGAGATATCCTACCACCTCCCCCCAATCCACCAATGTTTGGTGGTCCCACAAATTCTCTTACCAATAATCTACATCATAATATAAACTCTGGCTATAGTGCTCATAATCCCCGGACATACAATACCGATAACAGTTATAATCCAAATGTGTACAATCGCCGGCCGGTAAGTGCAGCCCCAGTTCAACCTTTAATGCCTCCACCACCAATGCCACCCACGGTGGGCTCCATAGATTCAACGGAGAGTAGTGATTTTAATTCAACCTGGGATATGAATATGTCCTGGACAAATGCTTTGGATAGTTCCAGTGTTTCGAATTCATCCTATAGTCATACACCAATTGATACACCTCATTCACCGCCTCATTTCGATTCAGATGCACACAATTCAGATTCAACCACACTAGAGTATTCTGATCATGATGGAACTTTATCATCAGCCCAAGATGTTGATCATCGTCAGCTGATTTTACCAGCTTTTGGTATTGGTACTAAATTAGGCTTAAGCAAAG AAAAAACCCGTCAATTGGATATAGATCATAGAAATCTAATATCATTAACTGGATCACCAGGAGCAAGTGATAATGACAAAAAGGCCTGGTATCAGGAAACAAATGAG ttaTCGGGCGATGTTGATTATCGTACTTTTggtcaaaatattaaaaccatAGAAACTACAGCCACAATACcatttttaaatgataattCTTCTGTATCTTCTAATGACACAACAGGAAAT ATTACATCATCTCTTACATCACCCCAGAAAAATAACA gTCCTTCAAAAGAATCTCACAAAGATGATTCTTATTTAGAGAATACAGACGGAGGTATGGCTGGTTATGATCCAACAGATATGGTTGTTGATATGGACATGTCTgatgatgatcttgatgatatATTTAGAGGtttgcttatttatttttattatttttcttttgttcgtTATAATCTTACAGCCGATATCTATTTATGA